Genomic DNA from Ilyobacter polytropus DSM 2926:
CTGAACCACAAAATATACCGGCATTTATCTATGACGCAGTTTCAACAGATCAGATGACAGATATTGCGAGGATTTCCGGCATGAAGGATATAAGCAGAAAAAGCCTTGTCCATGCTCTGAACATGAGGGCGGTAGGAATGAAATGTGCCGAAAATATGGATAAAAATTATGATGATGTGAATCTTATAATTGCTCATCTAGGTGGAGGGATAACCATTGCTGTTCATGAAAAGGGAAGGATGACTGACCTTGTATCAGATGACGAAGGTCCTTTTTCTCCTGAAAGGGCAGGGAGAATCCCGGGAAAGGACTTGGTCGCTATGTGTTATTTATATGATAAGGATGAGATGGAAAAAAAGCTCAGAGGAAAAGGGGGACTGATCTCTTATCTGGGAACCATAAGCACTCTTGAAGTGGAAAAAAGAATAAAAAATGGTGACGAATATGCAAAACTTATCTATGAAGCAATGGCATATCAGGTTTCTAAAGGAATATGTGAGCTTACTGCTGTTGTAAAGGGAAAGGTAGACAGGATTATAATCACAGGAGGGATTGCATATTCTGATTTGATAACTTCCTGGATCAAAGAAAGGGTAGAATGGGTAGCCCCTGTTGAGATATTTCCCGGGGAAAAGGAACTAGAAGCATTAGCTTACGGTGCCTTAAGAGTCATAAAAGGTGAAGAAAGGGCTCGTGAATTCAAATAATATAAGTTGTATTTTTTTTCAAATTAAAGTATTGACTTTATCCAAAAGCTGTGTTACTTTCTTTGCTTGCCCAAAGAAAGTAACCAAAGAAAAGGCACCCCTAAAAAATCCCTAAAATCCCTTCTGAACTAACTTTCTATTGAAATACATTCGGTAAACCTCCTTATTTCAATGAAAGTGGATTTCACAAGATGATTTCTCAACGGTATTTTTTAAAGGGGAATTTAAAATCTTTAAATAATTTTTTTAAATCTTTTGAAATTCTTTCGGCCATTGATAAAATAAGCGTTAAGAATGACTGAAAGAAATCTCTAGAAAAAATCAACTGTTTGAGCGTAGCGAGTAGCCAAAAAATAACGAGTTATACGAGTATATTTTCTGGTTCTCAGAAACTTGCTTTCTGAGTATCATTACTTTACTTAGATTTCCGAAGGCATTTAGCTTATTTTTCACAGGCCTTGATTTTTGGTTATGCCCTGACCGAAGGGAGGAAATGCCCTTGGGGTGCTTTTCATCAAGGAAAAGTAACGGAACTTTGGATAAAGTCAGTAATTTATCAAAATTTTTTTCAAATGGATATTAGAATTAAAAAATAGATAAGAATCAAAAAAGGAACCCGAAGGTTCCTTTTTTGGGGTAAAAACTTATGGCAAAGTCTTTTTAGTTTAAAATGGGGAATTAAAAACTGCGGCTAAGACATATCATTGCCATATTCATAACTGGTAATAATAGTATAAACCAACACATATCAAAAATCAACACTTATTTCAAAATTAAGCCTTTTAAATCTGAAAAAGAACTAATAATTTATTAAATTGAAAATTCTCATCAAAAAAGAAGAGTATTTTTGATTTTAGTAAAGGGTTGAAGCTTTACTTTTATTTGCATTTTTTCATAGTTTCCTTTATAATATGGTGTGAAAATTTAGATTTTGATAGGAGGACTTAAGGTGTTACAAAAGTTTAAGAGGAATTTCTCGATAATTGCACATATAGATCATGGTAAGTCTACAATAGCTGACAGATTGCTACAAGTAACCGGAACTGTATCAGAACGTGATATGAAGGCTCAGGTTTTAGATTCTATGGATCTTGAGAGAGAAAAGGGAATCACTATCAAGGCTCAGGCTGTTACTCTTTATTATGATGCAAAAGATGGAAATAGATATGAATTAAATCTAATAGATACTCCGGGGCACGTAGATTTCATTTATGAAGTTTCAAGATCCCTTGCGGCATGTGAAGGGGCAATTCTAGTTGTTGATGCTGCCCAGGGAGTAGAGGCTCAGACTCTTGCCAATGTTTATCTGGCTCTTGAAAATGACCTAGAGGTAGTACCTGTAATAAATAAAATAGATCTTCCTGCAGCTGACGTGGATAAAGTAAAAAATGAGATAGAGGATGTTATAGGTTTACCTGCTGACGATGCTGTTCTTACTTCTGCAAAGGCGGGAATTGGTATAGAGGAGCTTTTAGAAGCGATAATAGAGAGAATACCTGCTCCTGAACATCAAGAGGAAGGACCCTTAAAGGCTCTTATCTTTGATTCACATTTTGATGACTATAGAGGTGTAATCACCTATGTGAGAGTACTTGACGGTTGTATCAAAAAAGGTGATAAAATAAAAATCTGGTCAACTGGAAAAGAATTGGAAATACTAGAATGTGGAGTTTTCTCACCTGTTATGAAATCTACAGGTGAACTAAGCTCAGGTTCAGTAGGATATATAATTACAGGGGTAAAAACAATACAGGATACTCAAGTGGGAGATACTATTACCCATGCCAAGAAACCTTGTGCAGAACCTCTACAGGGCTATAGACCTGCCCAGTCGATGGTTTATGCAGGATTGTATCCTATATCAACAGATGATTATTCTGATTTAAGGGATGCCCTTGAAAAACTTCAGCTAAATGATGCTTCTCTTTCCTTTGTACCGGAAACTTCACTGGCTCTAGGATTTGGTTTCAGATGTGGATTCTTAGGATTACTTCATATGGAGATTATAGTAGAGAGACTGAGAAGAGAGTATAACATAGATCTTATATCTACATCTCCGTCAGTTGAATACAGGGTTCATATGGAAAACGGAAGTTCATATACCATTGATAACCCTTGCGAATTTCCAGAGGCAGGAAGCGGTAAAAAAGCTGTAGAAGAGCCTTTTATAAAAGGAAACATCCTTGTTCCAAAAGATTATGTAGGTAACGTAATGGAACTTTGCCAGGAGAAAAGAGGAGTTTTTATCGATATGAATTATATCGACGAAAACAGAGCCATGATAACCTACGAACTGCCTTTGGCAGAAATAGTAATAGATTTTTACGATAAGTTAAAATCTAGAACAAGAGGTTATGCATCTTTTGAATATGAGATGATAGGATATAAAGAATCTAAACTTGTAAAAGTGGACATACTGGTATCAGGTAACCCGGTAGATGCCTTTTCATTCATATCCCATGCAGATCACGCATCTTCTAGAGGAAGGGCGATATGTGAAAAACTAAAAGAAATTATTCCTAGACAGCAGTTTGAGATACCTATACAGGCAGCACTAGGGGCAAAGATTATAGCTAGAGAAACTATCAGAGCATTTAGAAAAAATGTAACTGCAAAATGTTATGGTGGAGATATCACAAGAAAGAAAAAACTCTTAGAAAAACAAAAAGAGGGTAAAAAGAGAATGAAGCAAATAGGAAATGTTGAAATTCCTCAGGAAGCCTTTGTATCTGTCTTAAAATTAAACGACTAAATATAAATAAATTTTATCAGGCTCACGTCTTTTCAAATAAAAGGCTTGAGCCTGATTTTCTTTTGATAACCCGTTGGAAAATTAAATTTGTCCCAGGAAAAACTATAATATTGAATTTTTTTGGTTAAAAGGGTATAATTTTGTTTGAATATTTTATAAGCGGAGGCTAAAGTTGAAAATATATGATTTAATTGTAATAGGTGGAGGTCCGGCTGGGATTTTTTCCGCCATATACGCTGCAAAGAAAAATATGAGTGTGGCCATTATTGAGAAAAAAAATAATATAGGTAAAAAAATACTCGTGGCAGGTTCTGGAAAATGTAATGTAACACATCAGGGTGAAATTAACTATTTTTTAAATAGATACGGCGACCACGGGAAATTTTTAAAAAATGCCTTATACAATTATAAGCCAGAAGATTTAATTGATTTTATAGAATCAAAGGGACTGAAGATGCAGGCTCTGGAAAATGGTAAAATATTTCCTGAAACCATGAGATCTACAGATGTTCTGAATCTTTTGATTAAAGAGCTGAAAAAATTAAAGGTGGATATTTTTACTAATAATTCGGTGATTTCATCAGAGAAAAAAAGTGAGACTTTTAAAATTGAAACTGATAAAGAGATGTTTTCTGGAAAAAATTTACTTATATCTACAGGAGGGAAGTCATACCCGGCAACGGGATCAGAGGGAGATGGCTACAAGTTAGCTCAGATGTTTGGGCACAGTATAGAGGCTCCTAGACCTGCCTTAACAACTGTATATGTAAATGATTACCCATATGCAGATCTTTCAGGTGTATCTTTTCAAAAGGTAAAAATAGAACTTTACAGGGAAAATAAGAAGGTTAAGGAGCATTGCGGAGACGTACTTTTCACCCATAGTAACCTGAGTGGACCTGGAATTATTGATTTTTCACGATATTTTCTAAAGGGGGATACTCTTTTTATTAACTTTACAGGAAAAGAACTGGAAGATATCTCAGAGGAGATTATAGAGGCTTCTAAAACAAATGGCAAGCAAAGTATAAAAAGATTTTTTTCTAGGTATAATATTCCTGAGAGATTTTTGAAAAAGTTATTTAAGATGCATGATATTGATGAAAATGTAAAACTCGGGGAACTTTCTAAAGCAGATAGAGTTCTTCTAACAAAGAAACTGTCAAAACATGAATTCTTAATATCTAGACTTGGTAATTTTGATGTGGCTATGGCTACAGCAGGAGGGGTCTCACTAAAAGAGGTGAATCAGAAAACTATGGAGTCAAAACTTGTAAAAAAGCTCTATTTTGCAGGGGAACTTCTTGATATTGATGGAGACACAGGAGGATTTAACATACAGGCTGCGTGTTCTACGGGAGTTTTAGCTGCAAAAAGTGTAAAAGTATAATAAAAGCCGTGGTAATGACCACGGCTTTTATAGTTAAATCACTAATGTTATTTCTCTAAAGGTTTCTTGAGAGTACCGATAAGAAGTGCCGCTAGTGAAGAACCGGCTATAATGGCAACTAAATACATCGCTGCATTTTTTACAAGAGGGATAACAAATAAACCTCCGTGAGGAGCAGGTAATTCACAACCAAACATCATCGCTAATCCACCTGCTACAGCCGAACCTAATATGCACGCCGGGATAACTCTTCCAGGATCTGCAGCGGCAAAAGGAATTGCCCCTTCAGTTATGAATGAAGCACCCATGATGTAATTTGTGAGTCCAGATTCCCTCTCTTGA
This window encodes:
- the buk gene encoding butyrate kinase, with amino-acid sequence MGKYILAINPGSTSTKVAVYKDKKNLLEKNIEHSSKELSKFEKITDQYEMRYKEIEKMLCENNFQLDIFSAIVARGGPVSVLEPGAYRINEAMVEKLMNNPLVDHASNLGGVIAFKLAEPQNIPAFIYDAVSTDQMTDIARISGMKDISRKSLVHALNMRAVGMKCAENMDKNYDDVNLIIAHLGGGITIAVHEKGRMTDLVSDDEGPFSPERAGRIPGKDLVAMCYLYDKDEMEKKLRGKGGLISYLGTISTLEVEKRIKNGDEYAKLIYEAMAYQVSKGICELTAVVKGKVDRIIITGGIAYSDLITSWIKERVEWVAPVEIFPGEKELEALAYGALRVIKGEERAREFK
- the lepA gene encoding translation elongation factor 4 is translated as MLQKFKRNFSIIAHIDHGKSTIADRLLQVTGTVSERDMKAQVLDSMDLEREKGITIKAQAVTLYYDAKDGNRYELNLIDTPGHVDFIYEVSRSLAACEGAILVVDAAQGVEAQTLANVYLALENDLEVVPVINKIDLPAADVDKVKNEIEDVIGLPADDAVLTSAKAGIGIEELLEAIIERIPAPEHQEEGPLKALIFDSHFDDYRGVITYVRVLDGCIKKGDKIKIWSTGKELEILECGVFSPVMKSTGELSSGSVGYIITGVKTIQDTQVGDTITHAKKPCAEPLQGYRPAQSMVYAGLYPISTDDYSDLRDALEKLQLNDASLSFVPETSLALGFGFRCGFLGLLHMEIIVERLRREYNIDLISTSPSVEYRVHMENGSSYTIDNPCEFPEAGSGKKAVEEPFIKGNILVPKDYVGNVMELCQEKRGVFIDMNYIDENRAMITYELPLAEIVIDFYDKLKSRTRGYASFEYEMIGYKESKLVKVDILVSGNPVDAFSFISHADHASSRGRAICEKLKEIIPRQQFEIPIQAALGAKIIARETIRAFRKNVTAKCYGGDITRKKKLLEKQKEGKKRMKQIGNVEIPQEAFVSVLKLND
- a CDS encoding NAD(P)/FAD-dependent oxidoreductase gives rise to the protein MKIYDLIVIGGGPAGIFSAIYAAKKNMSVAIIEKKNNIGKKILVAGSGKCNVTHQGEINYFLNRYGDHGKFLKNALYNYKPEDLIDFIESKGLKMQALENGKIFPETMRSTDVLNLLIKELKKLKVDIFTNNSVISSEKKSETFKIETDKEMFSGKNLLISTGGKSYPATGSEGDGYKLAQMFGHSIEAPRPALTTVYVNDYPYADLSGVSFQKVKIELYRENKKVKEHCGDVLFTHSNLSGPGIIDFSRYFLKGDTLFINFTGKELEDISEEIIEASKTNGKQSIKRFFSRYNIPERFLKKLFKMHDIDENVKLGELSKADRVLLTKKLSKHEFLISRLGNFDVAMATAGGVSLKEVNQKTMESKLVKKLYFAGELLDIDGDTGGFNIQAACSTGVLAAKSVKV